From Tripterygium wilfordii isolate XIE 37 chromosome 16, ASM1340144v1, whole genome shotgun sequence, one genomic window encodes:
- the LOC119980570 gene encoding E3 ubiquitin-protein ligase BOI-like isoform X1, which produces MAVQAQYPSNVPLLNRNGQEPNNYSLQPQPGGFLDQSHMFFNNGVSNPRKRGREVATPSTGITAPINTYTMQQKTPPLQLIDLSQLHSHPQQNVISTGLRLSFGDQQQQQQLQQNHHYHQQQQNFACQSQGGGLLSSVSEDLAMQIKRQRDELDRFLQAQGEQLRRTLAEKRQRHYRALLGAAEESITRRLREKETEVEKARRRNAELEARAAQLGVESQVWQAKARAQEATAASLQAQIQQAIMSGGLAKDSKRGEDGTGCAGGVEGQAEDAESAYIDAERVTESGPSCKACRKRIASVVLLPCRHLCLCTECDRVAYACPLCLSVRNSSVEVFLS; this is translated from the exons ATGGCTGTTCAAGCTCAATACCCCTCCAACGTTCCTCTCTTAAACAG AAACGGACAAGAACCGAACAATTATTCATTGCAACCGCAGCCGGGAGGATTTCTTGATCAATCTCACATGTTTTTCAACAATGGAG TATCTAATCCACgcaaaagaggaagagaagtaGCAACACCCAGTACTGGCATCACCGCCCCAATCAACACATACACTATGCAACAAAAAACCCCACCTCTTCAGCTAATCGACCTTTCACAGCTTCACAGTCACCCACAGCAAAATGTTATCTCCACTGGCCTCCGCTTATCTTTTGGTGAccaacaacagcagcaacagCTACAACAAAATCACCATTATCACCAGCAACAGCAGAATTTTGCATGTCAATCGCAAGGCGGCGGCTTATTGTCTTCAGTATCAGAAGATTTGGCAATGCAAATCAAACGACAGCGAGACGAGTTAGACAGATTCCTGCAAGCCCAG GGAGAGCAGTTGAGGCGCACATTAGCCGAGAAACGGCAGAGGCACTACCGTGCGCTGCTGGGGGCGGCAGAGGAATCCATAACCAGGAGACTGAGAGAGAAGGAGACCGAAGTGGAGAAGGCCAGGCGCCGGAACGCAGAGTTGGAGGCACGCGCAGCGCAACTAGGCGTTGAGTCACAGGTTTGGCAGGCAAAGGCAAGAGCACAGGAGGCGACGGCGGCATCTTTGCAGGCGCAGATTCAGCAAGCTATAATGTCCGGGGGACTCGCGAAGGACAGCAAGAGAGGGGAGGACGGGACAGGATGCGCTGGGGGCGTAGAGGGTCAGGCGGAGGACGCCGAGTCGGCTTACATCGACGCGGAACGAGTCACTGAGTCCGGGCCGAGTTGCAAAGCGTGCCGAAAACGAATCGCGTCGGTGGTGCTGTTGCCGTGTCGGCACCTTTGTCTCTGTACAGAATGTGACAGAGTGGCATATGCTTGCCCACTTTGCCTCTCCGTTAGAAATTCCAGTGTGGAAGTGTTTCTGTCTTGA
- the LOC119980570 gene encoding probable BOI-related E3 ubiquitin-protein ligase 2 isoform X2: protein MFFNNGVSNPRKRGREVATPSTGITAPINTYTMQQKTPPLQLIDLSQLHSHPQQNVISTGLRLSFGDQQQQQQLQQNHHYHQQQQNFACQSQGGGLLSSVSEDLAMQIKRQRDELDRFLQAQGEQLRRTLAEKRQRHYRALLGAAEESITRRLREKETEVEKARRRNAELEARAAQLGVESQVWQAKARAQEATAASLQAQIQQAIMSGGLAKDSKRGEDGTGCAGGVEGQAEDAESAYIDAERVTESGPSCKACRKRIASVVLLPCRHLCLCTECDRVAYACPLCLSVRNSSVEVFLS, encoded by the exons ATGTTTTTCAACAATGGAG TATCTAATCCACgcaaaagaggaagagaagtaGCAACACCCAGTACTGGCATCACCGCCCCAATCAACACATACACTATGCAACAAAAAACCCCACCTCTTCAGCTAATCGACCTTTCACAGCTTCACAGTCACCCACAGCAAAATGTTATCTCCACTGGCCTCCGCTTATCTTTTGGTGAccaacaacagcagcaacagCTACAACAAAATCACCATTATCACCAGCAACAGCAGAATTTTGCATGTCAATCGCAAGGCGGCGGCTTATTGTCTTCAGTATCAGAAGATTTGGCAATGCAAATCAAACGACAGCGAGACGAGTTAGACAGATTCCTGCAAGCCCAG GGAGAGCAGTTGAGGCGCACATTAGCCGAGAAACGGCAGAGGCACTACCGTGCGCTGCTGGGGGCGGCAGAGGAATCCATAACCAGGAGACTGAGAGAGAAGGAGACCGAAGTGGAGAAGGCCAGGCGCCGGAACGCAGAGTTGGAGGCACGCGCAGCGCAACTAGGCGTTGAGTCACAGGTTTGGCAGGCAAAGGCAAGAGCACAGGAGGCGACGGCGGCATCTTTGCAGGCGCAGATTCAGCAAGCTATAATGTCCGGGGGACTCGCGAAGGACAGCAAGAGAGGGGAGGACGGGACAGGATGCGCTGGGGGCGTAGAGGGTCAGGCGGAGGACGCCGAGTCGGCTTACATCGACGCGGAACGAGTCACTGAGTCCGGGCCGAGTTGCAAAGCGTGCCGAAAACGAATCGCGTCGGTGGTGCTGTTGCCGTGTCGGCACCTTTGTCTCTGTACAGAATGTGACAGAGTGGCATATGCTTGCCCACTTTGCCTCTCCGTTAGAAATTCCAGTGTGGAAGTGTTTCTGTCTTGA
- the LOC119980570 gene encoding probable BOI-related E3 ubiquitin-protein ligase 2 isoform X3, with protein MQQKTPPLQLIDLSQLHSHPQQNVISTGLRLSFGDQQQQQQLQQNHHYHQQQQNFACQSQGGGLLSSVSEDLAMQIKRQRDELDRFLQAQGEQLRRTLAEKRQRHYRALLGAAEESITRRLREKETEVEKARRRNAELEARAAQLGVESQVWQAKARAQEATAASLQAQIQQAIMSGGLAKDSKRGEDGTGCAGGVEGQAEDAESAYIDAERVTESGPSCKACRKRIASVVLLPCRHLCLCTECDRVAYACPLCLSVRNSSVEVFLS; from the exons ATGCAACAAAAAACCCCACCTCTTCAGCTAATCGACCTTTCACAGCTTCACAGTCACCCACAGCAAAATGTTATCTCCACTGGCCTCCGCTTATCTTTTGGTGAccaacaacagcagcaacagCTACAACAAAATCACCATTATCACCAGCAACAGCAGAATTTTGCATGTCAATCGCAAGGCGGCGGCTTATTGTCTTCAGTATCAGAAGATTTGGCAATGCAAATCAAACGACAGCGAGACGAGTTAGACAGATTCCTGCAAGCCCAG GGAGAGCAGTTGAGGCGCACATTAGCCGAGAAACGGCAGAGGCACTACCGTGCGCTGCTGGGGGCGGCAGAGGAATCCATAACCAGGAGACTGAGAGAGAAGGAGACCGAAGTGGAGAAGGCCAGGCGCCGGAACGCAGAGTTGGAGGCACGCGCAGCGCAACTAGGCGTTGAGTCACAGGTTTGGCAGGCAAAGGCAAGAGCACAGGAGGCGACGGCGGCATCTTTGCAGGCGCAGATTCAGCAAGCTATAATGTCCGGGGGACTCGCGAAGGACAGCAAGAGAGGGGAGGACGGGACAGGATGCGCTGGGGGCGTAGAGGGTCAGGCGGAGGACGCCGAGTCGGCTTACATCGACGCGGAACGAGTCACTGAGTCCGGGCCGAGTTGCAAAGCGTGCCGAAAACGAATCGCGTCGGTGGTGCTGTTGCCGTGTCGGCACCTTTGTCTCTGTACAGAATGTGACAGAGTGGCATATGCTTGCCCACTTTGCCTCTCCGTTAGAAATTCCAGTGTGGAAGTGTTTCTGTCTTGA
- the LOC119980384 gene encoding ATP synthase subunit delta', mitochondrial-like: MLRQASRLLLRPAPSMARAFSTDVPATTTVDSTFIETWKKVIPNIEPPKTSSAFMASRPAPPASIPSKLTVNFVLPYASELATKEVDMVIIPATTGQMGVLPGHVPTIAELKPGIISVHEGNDTKKYFISSGFAFVHANSVADVIAVEAVPIDQIDSNLVQKGLAEFTQKLSSASTDLEKAEAQIGVDVHSAMNAALSG, from the exons ATGCTCCGCCAAGCTTCACGCCTGTTGCTTCGACCTGCCCCGAGCATGGCCCGAGCCTTCTCCACCGACGTTCCGGCCACGACCACCGTGGATTCCACCTTCATTGAGACGTGGAAGAAAGTGATACCCAACATTGAACCTCCCAAGACTTCATCGGCTTTCATGGCATCTCGTCCGGCTCCTCCCGCTTCGATCCCTTCCAAATTGACCGTCAACTTTGTGCTCCCATACGCTTCTGAGCTTGCAACCAAAGAG GTTGACATGGTCATAATACCGGCAACAACGGGGCAAATGGGTGTTTTGCCGGGACATGTTCCTACAATTGCAGAGCTGAAGCCTGGCATCATATCTGTGCATGAAGGAAATGATACAAAAAAATACTTCATTAGCAGTGGGTTTGCATTTGTCCATGCAAACTCTGTTGCTGATGTAATTGCTGTGGAGGCTGTGCCAATTGATCAGATCGACTCCAACCTGGTGCAGAAGGGGCTTGCGGAGTTCACCCAAAAGCTAAGCTCAGCTTCTACCGATTTGGAGAAAGCTGAAGCTCAGATTGGGGTTGACGTTCACAGTGCTATGAATGCTGCCCTCTCTGGCTGA